The following is a genomic window from Staphylococcus saccharolyticus.
TTTTTAGTAATTAAATTTAAAATTGGTCGATAACTATCGTCAATTAGACCAGTAAATTCAACGATTAATTCAATTGTAAACACAATAAGAATAAACATCATTAGAGCACCAAGCGGCTGAGATAAATAAAGAATAACACTTGATAGACTAAACATAATTGCTATAGCATAAATCAACAACACCGTTTGTCTATGCGTATAACCCAATGCTAATAATTTATGGTGTAGATGTGATTTGTCAGCTTGCATGATATGTTGACCATTTTTCATACGACGGATCATTGCAAATAACGTATCAATGAATGGAACTGCTAAAATAACTATAGGGAAGAATAAGGCAATAAATGTAATATTCTTGAAACCTAATAAAGATAAAAATCCTATTATAAACCCAATCATTAATGCTCCGCTATCACCCAAGAAAATTTTAGCTGGATGAAAATTATAAAATAAAAATCCTAAAAGTGAACCTAAAAGTACGCAACAAATCATAATAATAAAGATATTGACTTGTAAAATGGCAATAAATCCTATGGTCATTAGTCCAATTGCTGACACTCCTGATGCAAGACCATCTAAACCATCTATTAAATTAATTGCGTTAGTTATAGCTACAATCCAAATCACTGTTATCGGTATACTTAATATTCCAAAATGAATGGTTGGACCCATAGGTAAAGAAATAAAGTCAATCGTAATGCCATATAAAGTTACAATTAAAGCTGCAACGATTTGTCCTGCAAGTTTCATATAAGGTTTTAAATCATAAATGTCATCTATTAAGCCAACCGTGTACATCACAATTGCTCCCAAAATAAGTGGCTTAATTTCACGTTCAATAGGATGACCTAACCATATTCCTATTAAAAATGAGAATAATATGACTGTTCCTCCCATTACAGAAATAGGTTTAGTATGTACTTTTCTAAAATTAGGTCGATCTACCAAGTCTAATTTTTTAGATACAGCAATAATAATAGGTGTAATTATTAAACTGACTATCATAGTTAATGCAATAAGTAGTAGTGTATACATCAGTTCACCTTCATTAAATAAGTTATCAATACTGTTAAATCTGTCATTACATTTTCTTTTTACATTGATCTCATACCTTTAATTTAATTTCATTATGAGTTTATATAATAATTATACAAATTGTCGTTTAAAGAGAAAGCTTTTATTTGTAAAATTTCAACTCGAATGTTCGAAACATTCTTTCCAATCATTCACCTAATATTTAGTGTTTATTAATGACCGTTTCTTAAAAATTGTCATCTCCGTAGTCCTCTTTATCGGTATACATTTTTTCTATCATACCATTTAAGAAACTATTTTAACATCAAATACCATTGTTTGTATCGATTTTCTACTACTAAGTGATGACAAATTGTAAGTTTTCACTTACAATAGCTAATGGTTAATGAAGGAGTCGGTATAGAAATGTTTGAAGCAATCATATATAACATATCTGTCATGGTTGCAGGTATATATTTATTTCACAGACTACAGTATTCTGAGAATAAAAGAATGATTTTCTCTAAAGAATACGTAACAGTTTTAATGACACTCGTTTCTTTACTCTTAGCTGCATACCCTATTCCATTTCAAAATGCATATCTCGTACACTTAACATTTGTACCATTGTTATTTTTAGGGCGATATACAAATATGATTTACACATTAGCTTCTGCTTTTATAGTTAGCTTAGTAGATGTATTTATCTTTGGAAATTCAATTATTTATGGCATTACTTTGGTAGTGATTGCGGGTATTGTTAGTGCAATAGGACCATTTTTAAAGCAAAATGATATCATTTCCTTACTTATTTTAAATCTAATAAGTATCATTATATTGTTATTCCTTGCGTTATTCAGCCCTATTTATGACTTGATTGAGATACTAGTGTTAATTCCTATCTCTTTCACCATAACAATTGCATCTGCTATTACTTTTGTAGATATTTGGCATTTCTTTTCGTTAGTTAATCGCTATGAAAATGAAGATAAGTATGATTATCTTACAGGTTTAGGTAACGTTAAAGAATTTGACAGACACTTGAATGACGTTTCAAGTAAAGCTGAAGAAAAAAATCAAAGTTTAGCACTACTACTTATTGATATTGATGGTTTCAAAGATGTAAATGACAATTACTCACACCAATCAGGCGATGCTGTACTTAAACAAATGTCACAGCTTTTAAAAAATTATGTGCCAAATCAATTTAAAATATTCAGAAATGGTGGCGAGGAATTTTCTGTTATTATTAGAAATTACACATTAGATCAAAGTGTTAAATTAGCAGAAAATATACGATCTGGTGTTGAAAAATCATCTTTCCATTTACCTAATAAAGAAGTTATTAAACTTTCTGTATCTATCGGCGTTGGCTACCTAACACAAGATGATCGTAAATCTCAACGTAAAGTGTTTAAAGATGCTGATGATATGGTACATGTTGCTAAAAGTGAAGGACGAAATAAAGTCATGTTTAACCCTATTGTTAAATTATAAAGTAAGGAATCTAACTGCTATCATTAATGTATAATTAATCACTTTTTGATTACGTTACATTAACGTATAGCAGTTTTTTACTTATTTAAATATTTATTTTCAATAATCATTCAATATTATCTTTTGTCAAAATAATAATGTCTATTGAAAGTTAAGTAATCAAGTTGTAAACTTCAATTGTTCATAAAAATAAAATTGTTATTGGAGGTGAAGTGGGGTGTCTGATTCAATCACTATCATTGATGAGAATAAGGTGATTGATGTAGTTTTAATTGCTGGGCGCATCCTACTAGAAGCGGGTGCTGAAACGTATCGTGTTGAAGATACCATGAATCGTATCGCACACAGTTATGGCTTACATGATACATATAGTTTTGTAACATCGACAGCAATTATTTTTTCATTAAACGATCGTACGAGTACAAGGCTTATTCGAATCCGTGAACGTACAACAGACTTAGAAAAAATTGCTTTAACTAATAGTCTCTCGCGTAAAATTTCTAGCAATCAACTTACTATCGATGAAGCCAAAAATGAGTTACTTCACCTTAAACGTGCATCTCTTCAATATTCTTTCTTAATGAATTTACTCGCTGCATTCATTGCATGTGGTTTTTTCCTGTTCATGTTCGGAGGCGTCGCATCTGACGCATGGATTGCTTGTATCGCCGGAGGTGCTGCATTTTTAACTTTTAGTTTTGTTCAAAAATATATTCAAATTAAATTCTTTTCTGAATTTGTAGCATCTGCTGTCGTGATTAGTATTGCGGCAATTTTTATTAAACTCGGAATCGCTAAGAACCAAGATATCATTACCATCGCTAGTGTTATGCCACTGGTACCTGGAATCTTAATTACCAACGCGATAAGAGATTTATTAGCAGGTGAATTATTGGCTGGTATGTCCCGTGGCGTTGAGGCTGCACTTACTGCATTTGCTATCGGTGCCGGTGTCGCAATTGTATTACTATTATTATAAGAAAGGCTGTTCAAAATGTTCATTTATTTAATACACTTTATCATTAGTTTCATTGCCACAGTCCTTTTTTCAATTATTTTCAATGCGCCTAAAAAGCTACTACTAGCGTGTGGTTTTGTAGGAGCAGTAGCATGGACGATTTACCAAATGACTGTGGGATTGGACTTAGGTAAAGTAGGCGCTTCTTTCTTAGGAAGTTTAATCTTGGGACTAATGAGTCATACTATGAGCAGACGATATAAACAACCTGTAATCATTTTTATAGTTCCAGGAATTATACCTTTAGTACCTGGTGGTGCAGCCTATGAAGCAACTCGTTTTTTAGTATCAAATCAATATACTAATGCTGTTAATACTTTTCTAGAGGTAACACTTATTTCAGGTGCGATTGCATTCGGTATACTCGTATCTGAAATCGTCTACTTTATCTATACACGTATTAAACATCAATATGGTAAAATTAAAGGTAAAACTTATAAAAAATCCTATAACATGAATAATAGAGTATAACTATAAGGGGGATGTCTTCTTATGAAACAACAAATTATCGACAGATTAACAAGATATGTAAAAATTGATACTCAATCAGACCCAAAATCTCAATCTACGCCATCTACAAATAAGCAATGGGATTTACTGCGCTTACTAGAAAGTGAACTTCAAGAGCTTGGGCTTACGACTGATGTAGATGAGTATGGCTATTTATTTGCAACTTTAGAGAGTAATATTGAAAATCATGTGCCTACGGTTGGTTTTTTAGCACACGTTGATACATCACCTGATTTTAATACTTCAAATGTCAACCCGCATATTATCGATAATTATGATGGACAAGCTATCAAACTCGGTGAAACAAACCGCATACTCCACCCAGATGTCTTTCCAGAATTAAAGCAAAATGTCGGTCATACACTAATGATTACTGATGGCACTTCATTATTAGGTGCTGATGATAAAGCTGGAGTTGTAGAGATTATGGAGGGACTCAAATATTTAATTGAACACCCTGAAATTAGTCATGGCCCGATTCGAGTCGGTTTTACTCCTGATGAAGAAATTGGAAGAGGTCCTCATAAATTTGATGTAGCACGTTTCAATGCTGACTTTGCTTACACAATGGATGGAAGTCAATTTGGTGAACTTCAGTTTGAAAGCTTTAATGCTGCTGAAGCTACTGTCACATGTCACGGTGTTAATGTTCATCCCGGTTCTGCTAAAAATGCTATGGTCAATGCTATTAGCCTAGGCCAACAATTTAACAGTTTGCTACCTGCTCAAGAAGTCCCTGAACGTACTGAAGGTTATGAAGGCTTTTATCATATAATGAAATTTGAGGGTAATGTTGAAAAAGCAACACTTCAATATATTATTCGTGATCATGATAG
Proteins encoded in this region:
- a CDS encoding glycosyltransferase family 4 protein produces the protein MYTLLLIALTMIVSLIITPIIIAVSKKLDLVDRPNFRKVHTKPISVMGGTVILFSFLIGIWLGHPIEREIKPLILGAIVMYTVGLIDDIYDLKPYMKLAGQIVAALIVTLYGITIDFISLPMGPTIHFGILSIPITVIWIVAITNAINLIDGLDGLASGVSAIGLMTIGFIAILQVNIFIIMICCVLLGSLLGFLFYNFHPAKIFLGDSGALMIGFIIGFLSLLGFKNITFIALFFPIVILAVPFIDTLFAMIRRMKNGQHIMQADKSHLHHKLLALGYTHRQTVLLIYAIAIMFSLSSVILYLSQPLGALMMFILIVFTIELIVEFTGLIDDSYRPILNLITKKDDHKQHHYDEQQHPKS
- the gdpS gene encoding GGDEF domain-containing protein GdpS — its product is MFEAIIYNISVMVAGIYLFHRLQYSENKRMIFSKEYVTVLMTLVSLLLAAYPIPFQNAYLVHLTFVPLLFLGRYTNMIYTLASAFIVSLVDVFIFGNSIIYGITLVVIAGIVSAIGPFLKQNDIISLLILNLISIIILLFLALFSPIYDLIEILVLIPISFTITIASAITFVDIWHFFSLVNRYENEDKYDYLTGLGNVKEFDRHLNDVSSKAEEKNQSLALLLIDIDGFKDVNDNYSHQSGDAVLKQMSQLLKNYVPNQFKIFRNGGEEFSVIIRNYTLDQSVKLAENIRSGVEKSSFHLPNKEVIKLSVSIGVGYLTQDDRKSQRKVFKDADDMVHVAKSEGRNKVMFNPIVKL
- a CDS encoding threonine/serine exporter family protein, producing MSDSITIIDENKVIDVVLIAGRILLEAGAETYRVEDTMNRIAHSYGLHDTYSFVTSTAIIFSLNDRTSTRLIRIRERTTDLEKIALTNSLSRKISSNQLTIDEAKNELLHLKRASLQYSFLMNLLAAFIACGFFLFMFGGVASDAWIACIAGGAAFLTFSFVQKYIQIKFFSEFVASAVVISIAAIFIKLGIAKNQDIITIASVMPLVPGILITNAIRDLLAGELLAGMSRGVEAALTAFAIGAGVAIVLLLL
- a CDS encoding threonine/serine exporter family protein — its product is MFIYLIHFIISFIATVLFSIIFNAPKKLLLACGFVGAVAWTIYQMTVGLDLGKVGASFLGSLILGLMSHTMSRRYKQPVIIFIVPGIIPLVPGGAAYEATRFLVSNQYTNAVNTFLEVTLISGAIAFGILVSEIVYFIYTRIKHQYGKIKGKTYKKSYNMNNRV
- the pepT gene encoding peptidase T, yielding MKQQIIDRLTRYVKIDTQSDPKSQSTPSTNKQWDLLRLLESELQELGLTTDVDEYGYLFATLESNIENHVPTVGFLAHVDTSPDFNTSNVNPHIIDNYDGQAIKLGETNRILHPDVFPELKQNVGHTLMITDGTSLLGADDKAGVVEIMEGLKYLIEHPEISHGPIRVGFTPDEEIGRGPHKFDVARFNADFAYTMDGSQFGELQFESFNAAEATVTCHGVNVHPGSAKNAMVNAISLGQQFNSLLPAQEVPERTEGYEGFYHIMKFEGNVEKATLQYIIRDHDRQQFDIRKKRILEIRDDINNHFGDNPIKVDIHDQYYNMAEKIKPLPHIIDIPKRVFARLNIEPNTEPIRGGTDGSQLSFMDLPTPNIFTGCGNFHGPFEYASIDVMEKAVQVVVGIAEEVAKKYDS